A single window of Sulfurovum riftiae DNA harbors:
- the carA gene encoding glutamine-hydrolyzing carbamoyl-phosphate synthase small subunit: MNKISLYFENGLFLEAKSFGAEGTAVGEIVFNTSLTGYQEIVTDPSYAGQFVTFTMPEIGNVGCNAQDMESKGAHCKGIIVRTYQSRPSNFRSEESLDVLLKRENVLGITEIDTRFLTKMLRDEGAMMMVASTEIHDATELKKILESSPRIEEVNYIEQVSTKESYVHNEARYDARTFEYAKPETTKKIIALDFGIKRNILNELTHAGMEVTVVPNSMSAEEIIAKVDSKEIDGVFLSNGPGDPLILKEEQEKIKKLIAHKVPLFGICLGHQLLSISHGYDTYKLKFGHHGGNHPVKNEMTGTVEITAQNHNYNVPDNITEVATVTHVNLFDNTIEGLKYNDSPTMSVQHHPEASPGPHESAYIFSEFRKML, translated from the coding sequence ATGAATAAAATAAGCCTTTATTTCGAGAACGGTCTGTTTTTGGAAGCAAAAAGTTTCGGTGCTGAGGGTACGGCGGTCGGAGAGATCGTCTTCAATACCTCTCTGACAGGCTACCAGGAGATCGTAACGGATCCCTCCTATGCAGGGCAGTTTGTTACCTTCACGATGCCGGAGATCGGTAATGTAGGATGCAACGCACAGGATATGGAGAGCAAAGGGGCACACTGCAAAGGTATCATTGTACGGACCTATCAGTCACGTCCGTCCAACTTTCGCTCCGAGGAGAGCCTGGATGTATTGTTGAAAAGAGAGAATGTACTGGGCATCACCGAGATCGACACCCGCTTCCTTACAAAGATGCTGCGGGACGAAGGTGCGATGATGATGGTGGCTTCCACAGAAATACACGATGCCACGGAACTCAAAAAGATACTTGAGAGTTCACCGCGTATCGAAGAGGTGAACTATATCGAGCAGGTGAGTACGAAAGAGAGTTATGTGCATAACGAAGCACGATATGATGCCAGAACATTCGAATATGCGAAACCTGAAACGACCAAGAAGATCATTGCACTTGACTTCGGTATCAAAAGAAACATCCTCAATGAACTTACCCATGCAGGTATGGAAGTGACAGTGGTGCCAAACTCCATGTCCGCCGAAGAGATCATCGCCAAGGTTGACAGTAAGGAGATCGACGGTGTCTTCCTCTCCAATGGACCGGGAGACCCGCTGATCCTCAAAGAGGAGCAGGAGAAGATCAAGAAACTGATCGCACACAAAGTACCATTGTTCGGTATCTGCCTGGGGCATCAGCTCCTCTCCATCTCGCACGGATACGACACCTATAAGCTGAAGTTCGGGCACCATGGCGGGAACCACCCTGTCAAGAACGAGATGACAGGTACGGTCGAGATCACGGCGCAGAACCACAACTATAATGTACCGGACAACATTACTGAAGTAGCGACTGTGACCCATGTGAACCTTTTTGACAATACGATCGAAGGGCTCAAGTACAACGACTCTCCGACCATGTCCGTACAGCACCACCCTGAAGCGAGTCCAGGGCCGCATGAGAGTGCCTATATCTTCTCTGAATTCAGAAAGATGCTGTAG
- a CDS encoding DUF507 family protein: MRLKPQQTGYVATKIGIDLAQAPFITLPKGREAVVEAAKRIIDENLAKERALDEKVKHILDENYDEIEFQHADERQLFFMIKKKMAPEYGVIMNYDDRYNDLAHHILDELYENYLAEYTVNENQVKNVIFKSFKAFADAFDEIDDIVYNKIRNMEKEVIPGSQDYELLYERLYQEELAKRGML, from the coding sequence ATGAGACTAAAACCACAACAGACAGGATATGTAGCGACCAAGATCGGGATCGATCTGGCACAGGCTCCTTTTATTACGTTGCCAAAGGGCAGGGAAGCAGTGGTCGAAGCTGCAAAGAGGATCATCGATGAGAACCTTGCCAAAGAGCGTGCACTCGATGAGAAGGTCAAGCATATCCTCGATGAGAACTATGACGAAATCGAATTCCAGCATGCCGATGAGCGACAGCTTTTCTTCATGATCAAAAAGAAGATGGCGCCCGAATACGGTGTGATCATGAATTACGATGACCGCTACAACGATCTTGCCCACCATATTCTCGATGAACTCTATGAGAACTACCTGGCGGAATATACGGTCAATGAGAATCAGGTGAAGAACGTGATCTTCAAATCGTTCAAAGCCTTTGCCGATGCCTTTGATGAGATAGACGATATCGTTTACAACAAGATCAGGAATATGGAGAAAGAGGTGATCCCCGGTTCTCAGGATTATGAACTGTTGTATGAGAGACTTTATCAGGAAGAGCTTGCAAAAAGAGGCATGCTCTAA
- a CDS encoding adenylosuccinate synthase, protein MSKADLIVGLQWGDEGKGKIVDHMAQTHDYVCRFAGGHNAGHTIVIGDRKYALHLIPSGVLNPEAKNIVGNGVVLSPKDFIKEMEQFDDLEGRLFLSDKAHVLLPYHAEIDQARERMKGDKAIGTTGKGIGPAYGDKVARVGHRLGELLHPEKLASKIVAFFEMNKPVFDAMGVAMPNETELLAELEGYRKVLAPYICDTTQLMWKIIDEDKKILLEGAQGTMLDIDHGTYPYVTSSTTVSAGACSGLGLNPKDIGKVTGIAKAYCTRVGNGPFPSEDMGEEGDRLRENGHEFGTTTGRPRRCGWFDAVAMRHAVRVNGVDQVALMKLDVLDGFDEIKVCVAYEFEGKEIDYVPYDLEDVKPVYKSFPGWEKTEGARTFDELPETAKSYILALEEMIGTKMGIISTSPEREDTIIR, encoded by the coding sequence ATGAGTAAAGCAGATTTGATCGTAGGACTCCAGTGGGGAGATGAAGGAAAAGGAAAGATCGTTGACCATATGGCACAGACACACGACTATGTGTGCCGTTTTGCCGGCGGACACAATGCCGGGCATACCATTGTCATCGGTGACAGAAAGTATGCACTTCACCTCATTCCTTCCGGTGTCCTGAACCCTGAAGCAAAGAATATCGTAGGGAATGGTGTCGTACTCTCTCCAAAAGATTTCATCAAAGAGATGGAGCAGTTTGACGACCTTGAAGGCAGACTCTTCCTCTCTGACAAAGCACATGTCCTGCTTCCCTACCATGCCGAGATCGATCAGGCACGAGAGCGTATGAAGGGTGACAAAGCCATCGGTACGACCGGCAAGGGGATCGGACCTGCCTACGGAGACAAAGTGGCGCGTGTAGGCCACAGACTGGGCGAATTGCTTCATCCTGAGAAACTCGCTTCGAAGATCGTCGCTTTCTTTGAGATGAACAAACCTGTCTTTGATGCAATGGGTGTAGCGATGCCCAATGAAACGGAACTTCTTGCGGAACTGGAAGGCTACAGAAAAGTACTGGCACCGTACATCTGCGATACGACACAGCTGATGTGGAAGATCATTGATGAAGATAAAAAGATACTGCTTGAAGGAGCACAGGGAACGATGCTCGACATCGACCACGGGACCTACCCGTATGTGACCTCCTCTACGACGGTCTCTGCAGGAGCATGTTCAGGCCTCGGGCTGAATCCCAAAGATATCGGAAAGGTGACCGGTATCGCCAAAGCCTACTGTACAAGAGTGGGGAATGGTCCTTTCCCGAGTGAAGATATGGGAGAAGAGGGTGACAGACTCAGAGAGAACGGACATGAATTCGGTACGACCACAGGCCGTCCGAGAAGATGTGGTTGGTTTGATGCAGTGGCGATGCGCCATGCGGTACGTGTCAACGGTGTTGACCAGGTAGCCCTGATGAAACTCGATGTCCTTGACGGTTTCGATGAGATCAAGGTCTGCGTGGCCTATGAATTCGAAGGTAAAGAGATAGATTATGTACCGTATGACCTTGAAGATGTCAAACCGGTATACAAAAGTTTCCCGGGATGGGAAAAGACAGAAGGTGCAAGAACCTTTGACGAACTGCCTGAAACAGCGAAGTCTTATATTTTGGCACTAGAAGAGATGATCGGTACGAAGATGGGGATCATCTCCACCAGTCCGGAACGTGAAGATACAATAATCAGATAA